The following proteins are encoded in a genomic region of Nicotiana sylvestris chromosome 4, ASM39365v2, whole genome shotgun sequence:
- the LOC104231496 gene encoding putative pentatricopeptide repeat-containing protein At3g18840 yields MKSLLDCAKFQTLIIKSGLTPRIIDANYLIHMYSKHSLIQEVQKVFDDMPERNVFTWNAIINAFVKDQNFTQARTLFRAAPFKDCVTYNTMLSGYVNCEGFQDQAVRLFVEMQYEDKLSEYALTTMLGLVTKLNLLSYGRLLHSYMLKSGNSLSRYALSSLIVMYSKCGCFRDAWRIFDGSDVGAVDTVSKNAMVAACFREGELEMAREVFSCRLELNDEVSWNTMISGFAQNGYEEEAIKLFRSMMEEGFVWNEHSFSSVISACSGVKNLKLGKEIHAWILKEGMSLHPFISSSIINLYCKCGLLNYAYSVCTTTQKENPFAVTPLILGYSGIGKIIEARRLFDSLPEKNHVVWTAIISGYVKAHQCEDAFQLFRELMTEGETVPDELIFINLLGACTVHATFNYGKQIHACILRTGTEMDAKLANSLVDMYSKCGNATYAQRVFQLAVDRDSMLYNSMIAGYALHGYENEAIQLFSQMTERGFQPDAVTFLALLSVCRHRGLVKMGENYFFSMTRDYKISPETDHYASMIDLYGRANQLEKAVRLMEKLPVEPDVVILGAFLNACKMNRSAELAKAAEDKLLQIEGENGSRYAQLAGIYASEGKWNEMGRVMKMMRGKEVKKTAGCSWLYVGDTVHTFISGDRSHSDNEAIYIILGCLIKELTKLSATIFLEEELSTLC; encoded by the coding sequence ATGAAATCACTCCTCGACTGCGCCAAGTTTCAAACCCTTATCATTAAATCCGGTCTAACCCCAAGAATCATTGACGCAAACTACCTTATTCACATGTACTCAAAGCATTCTCTTATTCAAGAAGTCCAAAAGGTGTTCGATGATATGCCTGAAAGAAACGTTTTCACCTGGAATGCTATTATAAATGCTTTTGTTAAAGATCAAAACTTTACTCAAGCGAGAACACTTTTTAGAGCTGCTCCCTTTAAGGATTGTGTCACGTACAATACAATGCTGTCTGGTTATGTGAATTGTGAAGGATTTCAGGATCAAGCAGTTCGATTATTTGTCGAAATGCAATATGAGGACAAATTATCTGAATATGCCTTGActaccatgcttggtttggtaaCAAAGTTGAATCTTTTGTCATATGGTAGGCTATTGCATTCGTATATGTTGAAGAGTGGGAATAGTTTAAGTAGGTATGCACTGAGTTCTTTGATTGTTATGTATTCAAAATGTGGGTGTTTCAGAGATGCTTGGAGGATCTTTGATGGATCTGACGTTGGGGCCGTTGACACGGTTTCCAAGAATGCAATGGTGGCAGCTTGCTTTAGAGAAGGTGAGTTGGAAATGGCCCGGGAAGTGTTTTCGTGTAGGCTGGAATTGAATGATGAAGTTTCTTGGAACACAATGATTTCGGGTTTTGCACAAAATGGGTATGAAGAGGAAGCCATCAAGTTGTTCAGGAGCATGATGGAGGAGGGGTTTGTATGGAATGAACACAGTTTTTCAAGTGTTATAAGTGCTTGTTCTGGCGTGAAGAATTTGAAACTTGGGAAGGAGATTCATGCTTGGATTTTGAAGGAAGGAATGAGTTTGCATCCATTTATTAGCAGTAGTATTATTAATCTTTATTGTAAGTGTGGTCTCTTGAATTATGCATATTCTGTTTGTACAACTACTCAGAAAGAGAACCCTTTCGCCGTCACACCATTGATTTTAGGATATTCAGGAATCGGTAAAATTATAGAAGCAAGAAGGCTTTTTGACTCATTGCCTGAGAAGAATCATGTTGTATGGACTGCTATAATATCTGGATACGTGAAAGCTCATCAATGTGAAGATGCTTTTCAGCTTTTCAGAGAGTTAATGACAGAGGGGGAAACTGTTCCTGATGAACTGATTTTTATAAACCTGCTTGGTGCATGCACCGTACATGCGACCTTTAATTATGGGAAGCAAATACATGCCTGTATACTGAGAACTGGGACTGAAATGGATGCTAAGTTGGCAAATTCTTTGGTTGATATGTACTCAAAATGTGGTAATGCAACATATGCACAGAGGGTTTTTCAATTGGCTGTTGATAGAGATTCTATGCTTTACAATAGCATGATAGCTGGTTATGCTCTCCATGGGTATGAAAATGAAGCTATTCAGCTTTTTAGTCAGATGACAGAGCGAGGTTTCCAACCTGATGCAGTCACTTTCCTTGCCCTTCTATCAGTTTGCCGGCACCGTGGAttagtaaaaatgggagaaaattATTTCTTTTCCATGACCAGAGATTACAAAATATCACCTGAAACTGACCACTATGCGAGTATGATCGACTTGTATGGAAGGGCAAATCAACTTGAGAAGGCTGTAAGATTAATGGAAAAGTTGCCTGTAGAACCAGATGTTGTAATTCTGGGTGCATTTCTAAATGCTTGCAAAATGAACAGAAGTGCTGAACTTGCAAAAGCTGCAGAGGATAAGCTATTGCAAATTGAAGGAGAGAATGGGTCTAGATATGCGCAGTTGGCTGGTATCTATGCCTCGGAGGGGAAATGGAATGAGATGGGAAGGGTAATGAAAATGATGAGAGGAAAAGAGGTCAAGAAAACTGCTGGTTGCAGTTGGTTATATGTAGGAGACACTGTCCATACCTTTATCTCTGGTGACAGATCTCACTCGGACAATGAGGCCATCTATATTATTTTAGGATGTTTGATCAAAGAATTAACTAAACTATCAGCTACTATATTCTTAGAAGAAGAGCTGAGCACATTGTGTTGA
- the LOC138889383 gene encoding uncharacterized protein, giving the protein MSAPCPFVAWGMDVIGPIELAASNGHRFILVVIDYFTKWVEAVTFKSVTKKAMANFVHSNIICQFRIPKFKIMHRNSTPYHPKENGAVEDANKNIKKILRKMVQGSRQCNEKLPFALLGYRTTVRTSVGATPYLLVYGIEAVIPAEVEIPSLWIVVEAEIDDDEWVKTRLEQLSLIDEKRLAQYVMAEAKGKFAPNWQRPFMVTRVLPNGALYLTDIEDKCVDMSINSDAVKRYYV; this is encoded by the exons ATGTCAGCACCTTgtccctttgttgcttggggcatggatgtcattggaccaatagAGCTGGCAGCATCgaacgggcataggtttattctggtggtcattgattactttaccaagtgggttgaagccgtaactttcaagtccgtgaccaagaaggcaatggcgaattttgttcattcaaatatcatttgtcaatTCAGAATTCCCAAG TTCAAGATCATGCATCGGAACTCCACTCCGTATCACCCCAAGGAAAATGGAGCTGTTGAGGatgctaacaagaacataaagaagatacttcgtaagatggtgcaaggttctaggcaatgcaatgaaaagttgccttttgccttactgggttatcgcactactgttcgcacttcagtaggtgcaactccttatttgctggtaTATGGAATTGAGGCAGTTATACCTGCGGAGGTTGAGATTCCATCCCTTTGGATCGTTGtagaagctgaaattgatgatgatgagtgggtcaaaacccggctagagcagttgagtttgattgatgagaaaagattggcgcagtatgtcatg gctgaagctaaaggcaagttcgccccaaactggcagagGCCGTTCATGGTGacaagagtgttgcccaatggtgctttgtatttaacagacatagaagacaaatgtgtagatatgtctatcaattctgatgcagtcaagaggtactatgtTTGA